A region from the Salvia splendens isolate huo1 chromosome 15, SspV2, whole genome shotgun sequence genome encodes:
- the LOC121767188 gene encoding berberine bridge enzyme-like 18 has product MKSSSISTLVLILSCSWAASAGDDFLHCLSQQSWISNVVYTPPNSSYNSILQFSIRNLRFDSEYIPKPKVIITPEHESQIPPVVLCARRSGLEIRTRSGGHDFEGLSYVSLQAPFVILDLINLSEITVNVDRKAAWVGAGATVGSLYYRIAEKSPVLGFPAGFCPTVGVGGHFSGGGYGALMRKYGLSADQVIDARIIDIHGRILDRKSMGEDLFWAIRGGGGASFGVIVAWKVRLVDVPETVTVFTVTKTVEQNATQLARQWQYVAPGLDSDLFIGVLLNRVNSTVLFNFFSLFLGGVDRLLPMLQESFPELGVVREDCIEMSWIQSVLYYSGRTAGSSPDQGLVEGLLNRTPETVWNLKMKSDYVKEPAPESMFQGIVRLLREPEGLLSRVYTIPYGGRMAEIQESATPFPHRAGNLYKIAGVAYWQDRDGEDSDKYIRWSRRYYDYMTPYVSKSPREVYLNYRDLDIGVNNFGRQTSYKQASIWGMKYFKNNFDRLVKVKTVIDPTNFFQNEQSIPPCKTRSKMQFPKTVFSYE; this is encoded by the coding sequence ATGAAATCTTCTTCAATTTCAACGCTTGTTCTCATCTTGTCGTGTTCATGGGCAGCTTCAGCCGGTGATGATTTTCTTCATTGTCTCTCTCAACAATCATGGATTTCCAACGTTGTTTACACTCCTCCCAATTCATCCTACAATTCCATCCTCCAATTTTCCATTCGCAACCTCAGATTCGACTCGGAATATATTCCTAAACCAAAAGTGATCATTACCCCAGAGCACGAATCACAGATCCCGCCCGTCGTGCTCTGCGCCAGACGAAGTGGTCTCGAGATCAGAACCCGAAGCGGCGGCCATGACTTCGAGGGACTGTCTTACGTCTCACTACAAGCCCCGTTTGTCATTCTTGATTTGATCAATCTCAGTGAAATCACAGTCAATGTTGACCGGAAAGCTGCATGGGTCGGAGCTGGCGCAACCGTCGGTTCTTTGTACTACAGAATCGCCGAAAAAAGTCCGGTTCTCGGGTTTCCCGCCGGATTCTGCCCGACTGTAGGCGTCGGTGGGCACTTCAGCGGCGGAGGCTACGGCGCATTAATGAGGAAATACGGCCTGTCGGCCGATCAAGTCATCGACGCAAGAATAATCGACATCCATGGTAGAATCCTCGACAGAAAATCAATGGGCGAGGATCTATTCTGGGCAATCAGAGGCGGCGGAGGGGCCAGCTTTGGCGTGATCGTAGCCTGGAAGGTACGACTGGTGGATGTTCCAGAAACCGTCACAGTTTTTACAGTTACAAAGACCGTTGAACAAAATGCGACTCAGTTGGCACGACAGTGGCAATATGTCGCCCCTGGATTGGACTCCGATTTATTCATCGGAGTTTTACTAAACAGGGTGAATTCCACTGTTCTATTTAATTTCTTCTCGCTCTTCCTAGGAGGAGTCGACAGGCTACTTCCCATGTTGCAGGAGAGTTTCCCTGAGTTGGGTGTGGTGAGAGAAGACTGCATCGAGATGAGCTGGATCCAATCCGTCTTATATTATTCTGGGAGAACGGCAGGATCGTCACCGGACCAGGGCTTGGTCGAAGGTCTTCTAAACCGGACGCCAGAGACGGTGTGGAACCTCAAAATGAAGTCCGACTACGTCAAGGAGCCTGCTCCTGAGAGCATGTTCCAAGGCATCGTGAGACTGTTACGCGAGCCAGAAGGGCTTCTATCTCGGGTTTACACAATCCCCTATGGTGGAAGAATGGCGGAGATTCAAGAATCCGCCACCCCGTTCCCTCATAGGGCAGGTAACTTGTACAAAATTGCCGGTGTGGCTTACTGGCAGGACCGCGATGGTGAAGATTCAGATAAGTACATAAGATGGAGTCGAAGGTACTATGATTACATGACTCCTTATGTCTCAAAATCTCCGAGGGAGGTGTACTTGAACTACAGAGATCTCGACATTGGAGTAAATAATTTTGGTAGACAAACGAGCTACAAGCAAGCAAGCATTTGGGGCATGAAATATTTCAAGAATAATTTCGATCGCCTTGTGAAGGTCAAGACGGTCATTGATCCGACCAATTTCTTCCAGAATGAACAGAGCATTCCGCCATGTAAGACAAGGAGTAAGATGCAGTTTCCCAAAACTGTATTTTCTTATGAATAA
- the LOC121768546 gene encoding 60S ribosomal protein L8-1-like, producing MVKLPSGAKKIVPSGCRAMVGQIAGGGRTEKPMLKAGNASWPKVRGVAMNPVEHPHGGGNHQHIGHASTVRRDAPPGQKVGLIAARRTGRLRGQAAATADKA from the coding sequence ATGGTCAAGCTCCCTTCAGGTGCAAAGAAGATTGTGCCAAGTGGCTGTCGTGCCATGGTTGGGCAGATTGCCGGAGGTGGTAGAACTGAGAAGCCAATGTTGAAGGCTGGAAATGCATCGTGGCCCAAGGTTCGTGGTGTTGCTATGAATCCCGTGGAGCATCCTCATGGTGGTGGTAACCATCAACACATTGGTCATGCCAGTACTGTCCGTCGCGATGCACCACCCGGCCAAAAGGTTGGTCTTATTGCTGCCAGAAGAACCGGGCGTCTCAGGGGTCAAGCTGCTGCTACAGCTGATAAGGCCTAG
- the LOC121768547 gene encoding organic cation/carnitine transporter 4-like — protein sequence MNNCCCVYVLATEPVGPTKRGGAAGMSTFYFFSGGIAALSGIAYAFRSWRALYIATSILFLVFVLPFVSESLIRSLYLIPPLAPHPWRGGPRHASHCPVHGDLPATALLALEEEVSGHSPRSTSTKQEAVTGSLVDVLRCPLRRARLFLAVAVNFFCSVVYYGLSLNVVNLGTNLYLNAFLNAVAEMPAFFLTAVLLDRYGRKSLSIGTQWFSGAFCLLGGLMKGYGVWKTVRMVCGILGIFGMAGTYNLLFIYTVELFPTVVRNAALGCATQAAQMGAILAPFVAVMGERVPFLVFGACGLAGGTLTFLLPETLNRPLYDTMTGMEEGEGGGDLLN from the exons ATGAATAATTGCTGTTGTGTTTATGTCCTCGCCACCGAGCCCGTGGGCCCCACCAAGCGGGGCGGCGCAGCCGGTATGTCCACCTTCTACTTCTTCTCGGGCGGGATCGCCGCCCTCTCCGGCATCGCCTACGCCTTCCGCTCGTGGCGGGCCCTCTACATCGCCACCTCCATCCTCTTCCTCGTCTTCGTCCTCCCCTTCGTCTCCGAGTCCCTGATACGATCCCTATATCTTa TCCCCCCGCTGGCACCTCATCCGTGGCGAGGTGGGCCCCGCCATGCAAGCCATTGCCCGGTCCACGGGGACCTTCCGGCCACCGCCCTCCTCGCCTTGGAGGAGGAGGTCAGTGGCCATTCGCCTCGGAGCACGTCCACTAAGCAGGAGGCTGTCACTGGATCCCTAGTGGACGTGCTCCGTTGCCCCCTGAGACGCGCCCGCCTCTTCCTGGCAGTCGCGGTCAACTTCTTTTGCTCGGTCGTATACTACGGGCTGAGCTTGAACGTGGTGAACCTCGGCACCAACCTCTACCTCAACGCGTTCCTCAACGCGGTGGCGGAGATGCCGGCGTTCTTCCTCACGGCGGTGTTACTTGACAGGTATGGTCGGAAGTCACTAAGCATCGGGACGCAGTGGTTCAGCGGCGCGTTCTGCCTGTTAGGGGGGCTGATGAAGGGCTATGGGGTGTGGAAAACGGTTAGGATGGTGTGTGGGATTCTTGGGATATTTGGGATGGCAGGGACGTATAATTTGCTGTTTATCTACACGGTGGAGCTGTTCCCGACGGTGGTGAGGAACGCGGCGCTGGGATGTGCGACTCAGGCAGCGCAGATGGGGGCAATATTGGCGCCGTTCGTGGCGGTTATGGGGGAGAGGGTGCCGTTTCTGGTGTTCGGAGCGTGTGGGTTGGCCGGAGGGACGCTTACGTTTTTGTTGCCGGAGACATTGAACCGGCCATTGTATGATACGATGACCGGTATGGAAGAGGGAGAAGGCGGAGGAGATTTGTTGAATTAG